A single window of Leptolyngbya ohadii IS1 DNA harbors:
- a CDS encoding BlaI/MecI/CopY family transcriptional regulator codes for MSDQNEWRLDQSEGQPVGRSRRSSASPKTRTMADLLFLPETERSLMNWLLRQQQATLSEVAAHLEQPESVAETLLNDLIAQGFIQIKQETCHYQPNLVSRKGRNVPGNIWDALS; via the coding sequence ATGTCGGATCAAAACGAATGGCGCTTAGATCAATCTGAAGGACAGCCCGTAGGACGATCGCGCCGCAGTTCCGCTTCGCCCAAAACTCGCACAATGGCAGATCTGCTGTTTCTGCCGGAAACCGAACGATCGCTGATGAACTGGCTTTTGCGTCAGCAGCAGGCAACCCTGTCAGAAGTTGCTGCCCACCTTGAACAACCGGAATCTGTCGCGGAAACGCTGCTCAACGATCTAATCGCACAGGGATTTATTCAGATAAAGCAGGAAACCTGCCACTATCAGCCAAATCTCGTGTCTCGGAAAGGGCGGAATGTTCCTGGCAATATTTGGGATGCGCTGAGTTAA
- a CDS encoding MinD/ParA family ATP-binding protein produces the protein MSQIISIHSFRGGTGKSNLTSNLAVAVASQGKRVGIVDTDIQSPGIHVIFGLDEESFEYSLNDYLWGNCPIEKTAYDVSDQLKTANGMANLAGKVYLVPSSLKAGEIAKVLREGFDVGLLNDGFQELIDQLELDYLFIDTHPGLNEETLLSIAISDAMVIILRPDRQDFLGTAVTLEVAQRLDVPNIMLLVNKTPQAFTRESVIGQAQARYGVPVGGLFYENDEMLQLASSGVFWLHHPDHPFSEEVHRVAQKLLML, from the coding sequence ATGTCTCAAATTATTTCCATTCATTCGTTTCGCGGCGGCACGGGCAAATCAAACCTCACGTCTAACCTGGCGGTTGCTGTTGCCAGTCAGGGCAAGCGAGTTGGCATCGTGGATACGGATATTCAGTCGCCAGGAATTCACGTAATTTTCGGGCTGGATGAAGAGTCGTTTGAATACTCGCTAAACGATTACCTGTGGGGAAATTGCCCGATCGAGAAGACTGCCTATGATGTCAGCGATCAGCTTAAAACCGCAAACGGCATGGCAAATCTGGCAGGAAAGGTTTACCTCGTTCCCTCCAGCCTCAAAGCGGGGGAAATTGCGAAAGTGCTGCGGGAAGGTTTTGATGTCGGGCTGCTGAATGACGGTTTTCAGGAACTCATCGACCAGCTTGAACTGGACTATCTCTTTATTGACACCCATCCAGGCTTAAACGAAGAAACCCTGCTGTCAATCGCCATTTCCGACGCGATGGTAATTATCCTCCGTCCCGATCGCCAGGACTTTTTAGGAACCGCAGTCACGTTAGAAGTGGCGCAACGGCTCGACGTGCCAAACATTATGCTGCTGGTCAACAAAACGCCCCAGGCATTTACGCGGGAATCCGTGATTGGGCAAGCGCAGGCTCGCTATGGTGTTCCGGTCGGAGGCTTGTTCTACGAGAACGATGAAATGCTCCAGCTTGCCAGCAGCGGCGTATTCTGGCTGCACCATCCCGATCATCCGTTTAGCGAAGAAGTGCATCGCGTGGCGCAAAAGCTGCTGATGCTCTAA
- a CDS encoding cyclic nucleotide-binding domain-containing protein — MEKRTYAPGDVVYQEGDTSESVYLIKSGRIELVDHYPETGDVVSKTLGAGRVFGEIELIDRKARSSTAKVTESSKLLVFSHEEILDILFKHPEQSLVLARDVFDRLRQLYSTDSLDAEMTKLREEMHETIKKAVVSHESRVVKSHNGMAAIAIPIVLLVAIVVGIRLYLH, encoded by the coding sequence ATGGAAAAGCGAACCTATGCGCCCGGAGACGTGGTGTATCAGGAAGGAGATACGAGCGAAAGCGTTTATTTGATTAAAAGTGGACGGATCGAACTGGTCGATCACTATCCGGAAACCGGGGATGTGGTATCGAAAACGCTGGGGGCAGGACGGGTATTTGGTGAAATTGAACTGATCGATCGCAAAGCTCGTTCCTCGACTGCTAAAGTCACGGAATCCTCGAAGCTGCTGGTCTTCAGCCATGAGGAAATTCTGGATATTCTGTTCAAACATCCGGAGCAAAGCCTCGTTTTGGCGCGGGATGTGTTCGATCGCCTCCGCCAGCTCTACAGTACGGATAGCCTGGATGCAGAAATGACCAAACTGCGGGAGGAAATGCACGAAACGATTAAAAAGGCAGTTGTCAGCCATGAATCCCGCGTGGTGAAAAGCCATAACGGCATGGCAGCGATCGCAATTCCAATCGTGTTACTGGTGGCGATCGTGGTTGGAATTCGCCTGTATTTGCATTAA
- a CDS encoding aspartate/glutamate racemase family protein: protein MRQLQLSSQQIAVPGILGGMGPLAHIEFEQQLIQKNLERGSSTDQAHPVWILVNASNIPDRTKSLTGDCSDCVPWLLHYGRLLERCGVDFMIVTCNTSHAFYDRVQPSLNVPWIHLMAQTVDFIRVTYPQVRRVGVLATDGTLRAELYNRSLIQAGLMPIVPMLGSEVQQQIMQSIYHPDWGIKHTGILISEQAIRSLQISIGWLQQQGAELIIAGCTELSVALARMQAISLPWVDPLEVAASLTMDLAFGRRSLQSIWAA, encoded by the coding sequence GTGCGTCAACTCCAGCTTAGTTCGCAGCAAATAGCAGTTCCGGGTATTTTGGGCGGCATGGGTCCGCTGGCGCATATTGAATTTGAGCAACAGCTGATTCAGAAAAATTTGGAGCGGGGCAGCAGCACGGATCAGGCTCATCCAGTCTGGATTCTGGTCAACGCCTCGAATATTCCCGATCGCACAAAAAGTTTGACGGGGGACTGTTCCGACTGTGTGCCCTGGCTGTTGCACTATGGACGTCTTCTGGAGCGCTGTGGCGTTGATTTCATGATTGTCACCTGTAATACCTCCCATGCTTTCTACGATCGTGTTCAGCCCAGCCTCAACGTCCCGTGGATTCATTTAATGGCGCAAACGGTTGACTTTATTCGCGTAACCTATCCTCAAGTGCGGCGTGTGGGAGTGCTGGCAACGGATGGAACCTTAAGAGCAGAGCTGTATAACCGCAGTCTGATTCAGGCAGGACTGATGCCGATCGTTCCTATGCTTGGCTCGGAGGTACAGCAGCAGATTATGCAGTCTATTTACCATCCCGATTGGGGCATCAAACATACGGGCATTTTGATTTCAGAGCAGGCAATTCGATCGCTGCAAATCTCGATCGGATGGCTTCAACAACAGGGTGCAGAGTTAATTATCGCAGGCTGTACAGAACTCTCCGTTGCACTGGCACGAATGCAAGCGATTTCCTTGCCGTGGGTTGATCCGCTGGAAGTGGCGGCATCGCTAACAATGGATCTGGCATTTGGCAGGCGATCGTTGCAGTCCATTTGGGCAGCCTGA
- a CDS encoding substrate-binding periplasmic protein, producing the protein MLWLIVPIGIPEAAANPIEDSALIARGIDREGDREVDRQTARETSREIDQSEAELDRSPIPPDVERILKRGKLIVAMLNQDNPPFFMMRQGQLEGSDVEVARSIAEQLGVSVEFNRSARTFDQVVQTVYQRDADLAVSKLSRTLKRARSVRFSQPYVTMRQGLLVNRLQLVQQANGRSVTEVIRNLEGKVGVIQGSSYVGFTQKRFPRVQVVEFPSWSAAIDAVMRGEVLATYRDELEVKKVVFSKPDAALQLQTIALTDTEDSIAIALPWDSQHLLAFVNQVLDQMEIGDTADSLLQEYSDRLQGNSQGKQ; encoded by the coding sequence ATGCTGTGGTTGATAGTGCCGATCGGTATTCCTGAAGCTGCGGCGAATCCGATCGAAGATTCTGCATTGATCGCTCGTGGAATAGATCGTGAAGGGGATCGTGAAGTAGATCGTCAAACAGCCCGTGAAACTTCCAGGGAAATAGATCAATCTGAGGCGGAGCTTGATCGGTCGCCTATACCGCCAGATGTTGAGCGAATTCTGAAGCGGGGCAAGCTGATTGTGGCAATGCTGAACCAGGACAATCCGCCTTTTTTTATGATGCGGCAGGGGCAACTAGAAGGCTCAGATGTAGAAGTCGCCCGCTCGATCGCCGAACAGCTTGGAGTTTCAGTGGAGTTTAATCGATCGGCAAGAACGTTTGACCAAGTGGTGCAGACGGTCTATCAGCGGGATGCGGATCTGGCGGTATCGAAGCTGAGCCGAACTCTCAAACGGGCGCGATCGGTGCGCTTCAGTCAGCCCTACGTCACAATGCGGCAGGGTTTGCTGGTCAATCGGCTTCAGTTAGTACAGCAGGCAAATGGGCGAAGCGTCACAGAGGTGATCCGCAATCTGGAGGGGAAGGTGGGTGTAATTCAGGGATCATCCTATGTTGGCTTTACCCAGAAGCGATTTCCTAGAGTGCAGGTCGTCGAGTTTCCCTCCTGGTCGGCGGCGATCGATGCGGTAATGCGGGGTGAAGTGTTGGCAACCTATCGGGATGAACTGGAGGTCAAAAAAGTCGTATTTAGCAAGCCCGACGCTGCCCTTCAGCTTCAGACAATCGCCCTGACGGATACAGAGGATTCGATCGCCATTGCCCTGCCGTGGGACAGCCAACATTTGCTGGCGTTTGTGAATCAGGTACTCGATCAGATGGAGATCGGCGATACAGCAGATAGCTTGCTTCAGGAATACTCCGACAGGCTTCAGGGCAATTCGCAGGGGAAGCAGTAG
- a CDS encoding dicarboxylate/amino acid:cation symporter — protein sequence MNSCSTSFTSFLIRFLISCLRSPWTIGFSAAIGVYLGTAQPQVAAWIAPIGKVYLGLLKMCVLPILLSAITVSVGRLMTAPNARQSIRRIVVVFPLGLLLVSSLSVTIAAIAQPGKNLSAAALEKLGVLVNQSGIDLEVSLSGTETETPAFPLDQFIGSLVPDNIFSALSEGQTLRVLVFAIIFGIALGLVRDPVTRSLFESLESIYRACNRLIQGLTLLLPIGLCSLLAAQLSQLGLDILAPMMRFVLVTILTFVIIYVLSTILIWKQTKQSPLTVLAQLKEPTFLALATSSSLACIPSAISTLSDNLGFDRQTTQLVTPLSITLCRFGSVIYFASAALFVAQLYNKDLGGEQLAIVALLAILAGMATSGATGVVTLTMLDIVLNPLRLPLEAVLVLFIAIDPILDPFRTLGIVHTGMAATALIAQPEPQNFSVPEAESAVTDSSL from the coding sequence TTGAATTCTTGCTCAACCTCATTCACATCCTTTTTAATTCGATTCCTGATCTCCTGTCTCAGAAGTCCCTGGACGATCGGCTTCAGCGCGGCGATCGGCGTTTATCTGGGCACGGCTCAGCCCCAGGTTGCGGCATGGATTGCTCCGATCGGAAAGGTCTATCTGGGCTTACTCAAAATGTGTGTGCTGCCAATTCTGCTTTCGGCGATTACGGTCAGCGTTGGGCGACTGATGACGGCTCCCAATGCCAGACAATCGATCCGGCGAATTGTGGTTGTCTTTCCGCTCGGACTCTTGCTGGTGAGCAGTCTCTCAGTCACGATCGCGGCGATCGCTCAGCCTGGAAAAAATCTATCGGCTGCGGCTCTGGAAAAACTGGGCGTGCTGGTGAACCAGTCGGGGATTGATCTGGAAGTTTCGTTAAGCGGTACAGAAACGGAAACGCCCGCTTTCCCGCTGGATCAGTTTATTGGCAGTCTGGTTCCCGACAATATTTTTAGTGCCCTGAGCGAGGGACAAACCCTGCGCGTCCTTGTATTCGCCATCATCTTCGGGATTGCTCTGGGACTGGTGCGCGATCCGGTGACGCGATCGCTGTTTGAATCTCTAGAAAGTATTTATCGTGCCTGCAATCGGCTCATTCAGGGATTAACGCTGCTATTGCCGATCGGATTGTGCAGCTTACTTGCCGCCCAGCTTTCCCAATTAGGGCTAGACATTCTGGCTCCCATGATGCGATTTGTTCTGGTGACTATTCTCACCTTCGTCATTATTTACGTTCTCAGCACCATTCTGATCTGGAAACAAACAAAGCAATCGCCCCTCACCGTTCTCGCTCAGTTAAAAGAACCCACTTTTTTAGCCCTTGCTACCTCTAGCAGCCTCGCCTGCATTCCCTCTGCCATCTCTACGCTGAGTGACAATTTAGGATTCGATCGCCAGACAACCCAGCTTGTTACGCCTCTTTCGATTACCCTCTGCCGCTTTGGTTCCGTAATTTACTTCGCGTCCGCAGCCCTATTTGTTGCCCAGCTTTATAACAAGGATTTAGGCGGCGAACAGTTGGCGATCGTTGCCTTACTGGCAATTCTGGCAGGCATGGCGACCTCTGGCGCAACGGGCGTTGTAACCCTCACGATGCTGGACATCGTGCTAAATCCGCTGAGACTTCCCCTAGAAGCGGTGCTGGTGCTGTTCATTGCGATCGATCCGATTCTCGATCCGTTCCGAACCCTGGGAATTGTTCATACGGGAATGGCGGCGACGGCACTAATCGCCCAACCTGAACCGCAAAATTTTTCTGTCCCAGAGGCAGAGTCTGCTGTTACTGATTCTTCTTTGTAA
- a CDS encoding HAMP domain-containing protein, translating into MIRSLKNHLKHAKFPKPGTSSLKVSLVGAMLATVGATAAIVYLPWAVASRRNVDAMMTQVNQEVANSTRQEVKRLFLSAQSAQQLVDSSFTQKFVALSNLEEQEAFFLSTLAANPDFTWIQLGYANGDFVGVQRTTTNLLKFHLRDWNPTTRTTQSTVRTYQVKNQDFQQVEQQSMQMNPAFYAPDRPWYQNAIQTAGKSAWTVYVYRSTNTPGMDATIRLQNGQKTIGVIGVGIELTQLSRYLERMKENAAGDGTQRVGEAFILNSKAELIASTDSQEVMPQPAAPGQLQLRQFNQTRNLMLQFASKTIANQNIDLSRIEAQQEYVYTDPQTGENYRISLAPVGYLGWVVGSVIPEANYLTEINRNKQILLVVITLFVVTAAGVAIVAVDRMVARPIVRIAQTAADIEAEKFELDSLASVACRADELGQLARMFQKMAQQVYLREQRLKQQVQELKIEIDEAKRQKQVQEIVETDFFQDLVGKAQTLRQRKQSR; encoded by the coding sequence ATGATTCGATCGCTTAAAAACCACCTCAAACATGCCAAATTTCCAAAGCCGGGTACATCCAGCCTGAAAGTGAGTTTAGTCGGCGCAATGCTGGCAACCGTGGGCGCAACGGCGGCGATCGTATATCTGCCTTGGGCAGTTGCCTCTCGGCGTAATGTGGATGCCATGATGACGCAGGTAAACCAGGAAGTGGCTAATTCCACTCGCCAGGAAGTGAAGCGTCTGTTTCTCAGTGCCCAATCCGCACAGCAGTTAGTTGACAGCAGCTTTACGCAAAAGTTTGTGGCGCTCAGTAATCTAGAGGAGCAGGAAGCCTTTTTTCTGAGTACGCTGGCGGCAAATCCAGATTTTACCTGGATTCAGTTGGGCTATGCCAACGGTGATTTCGTGGGAGTACAGCGCACAACGACTAATTTACTCAAGTTTCATCTGCGCGACTGGAATCCAACAACGCGCACAACTCAAAGTACCGTTCGCACCTATCAGGTGAAGAATCAGGATTTTCAGCAGGTCGAGCAGCAGTCCATGCAAATGAACCCTGCCTTCTACGCACCCGATCGCCCCTGGTATCAGAACGCCATTCAAACCGCTGGAAAATCCGCCTGGACAGTGTATGTTTATCGATCGACGAATACGCCAGGAATGGATGCGACGATTCGGTTGCAGAATGGGCAGAAGACGATCGGGGTGATTGGGGTAGGAATTGAACTGACCCAGCTTTCTCGCTATCTGGAACGCATGAAAGAGAATGCTGCTGGAGATGGCACGCAGCGAGTGGGAGAAGCCTTTATTCTGAACTCGAAAGCAGAACTCATTGCGTCTACGGACTCCCAGGAAGTAATGCCCCAACCTGCTGCACCCGGTCAGCTTCAGCTTCGGCAATTTAACCAGACGCGCAACCTGATGCTGCAATTTGCCAGCAAAACGATCGCAAACCAGAATATTGATCTGAGCCGCATTGAAGCCCAGCAAGAATACGTCTACACTGACCCGCAAACCGGAGAGAACTATCGGATTTCCCTTGCGCCCGTGGGCTACCTGGGTTGGGTTGTGGGTTCAGTTATTCCGGAGGCGAATTACCTGACGGAAATCAATCGCAACAAGCAAATTCTGCTGGTCGTTATTACCCTATTTGTGGTCACTGCTGCGGGAGTGGCGATCGTTGCAGTCGATCGAATGGTGGCGCGTCCGATCGTTCGCATTGCCCAAACGGCTGCCGATATTGAAGCCGAGAAATTTGAACTCGATTCCCTCGCGTCCGTTGCCTGCCGAGCTGACGAACTGGGACAATTGGCGCGAATGTTTCAAAAGATGGCACAGCAGGTCTATCTGCGCGAACAGCGGCTCAAACAGCAGGTACAGGAATTAAAAATCGAAATTGATGAGGCGAAGCGGCAAAAGCAGGTACAGGAAATTGTCGAAACGGATTTCTTTCAGGATTTAGTAGGCAAGGCACAGACTTTGCGACAGCGGAAGCAGTCTCGCTGA
- a CDS encoding MFS transporter has translation MSSSPIPAKALTMPRLLFIFITILIDKLGESLIFPILPFLVERFRSDAFTLGLLASSFAIAQFIASPIIGALSDRYGRRPILLVCILGTAVSYYLFGLAASLWMLFFSRVVDGITGGVAATAQAYIADISSPENRAKNFGLTGAAFGLGFTLGPALGGVLANINLNLPVFVAGTIALLNFFLGWFVLPESLEKDQRRPLTLKDLNPIGQLADLLKNPKIQGLLISFFIFNFAFAGFSSIFVLFLNDRYGWGPTQAAIVFFFIGIVSTIVQGGLIRQLLPRFGEAKLSVMGLLLVAIAFAGIALIPPSGAMLVPALYTTQAMLALGVGLIIPCLRGLISNRVSDQEQGKTLGGNQALQSVATILGPLWAGWMFDHSGALAPFWTGAFFMAMAIGFTLMNLPRRLSPQ, from the coding sequence ATGTCATCAAGTCCCATCCCGGCTAAGGCACTCACCATGCCCCGGCTGCTGTTCATCTTCATCACCATTCTGATCGACAAGCTGGGGGAAAGCCTGATTTTCCCGATTCTGCCCTTTCTAGTTGAGCGGTTTCGCTCCGATGCTTTTACGCTAGGTCTGCTTGCTTCCTCGTTTGCAATCGCCCAATTCATTGCCAGTCCGATTATTGGCGCACTCTCCGATCGCTATGGTCGTCGTCCCATTTTGCTGGTGTGTATTCTCGGAACTGCGGTTTCCTATTATCTATTTGGGCTAGCGGCAAGTTTGTGGATGCTGTTTTTCTCCCGTGTTGTGGATGGCATTACGGGCGGTGTGGCGGCGACGGCTCAAGCGTACATTGCGGATATCTCTTCACCAGAAAATCGGGCAAAGAATTTTGGCTTAACGGGAGCCGCATTCGGATTGGGCTTTACCCTGGGTCCTGCGCTGGGCGGCGTGCTGGCAAATATTAATCTGAATCTGCCTGTGTTTGTAGCGGGAACGATCGCTCTGCTGAATTTCTTCCTGGGGTGGTTTGTGCTGCCAGAATCCCTGGAGAAGGATCAGCGCCGTCCGCTGACACTCAAGGATCTCAATCCGATCGGTCAGCTTGCCGATTTGCTCAAAAATCCCAAAATTCAGGGACTTCTGATTTCCTTCTTTATCTTCAACTTTGCCTTTGCCGGGTTTAGCAGTATCTTTGTGCTATTTCTAAACGATCGCTATGGCTGGGGACCGACTCAAGCAGCAATCGTCTTCTTTTTCATTGGTATTGTTTCAACGATCGTGCAGGGCGGATTAATTCGACAGCTTTTGCCGCGCTTTGGGGAAGCCAAACTCTCTGTAATGGGACTCCTGCTGGTGGCGATCGCCTTTGCTGGGATTGCTTTAATTCCGCCGAGCGGTGCGATGCTGGTGCCTGCCCTGTACACGACTCAGGCGATGCTGGCGTTAGGAGTAGGACTGATTATTCCCTGCTTGCGCGGACTGATCTCCAACCGGGTTTCAGACCAGGAGCAGGGCAAAACCCTGGGCGGCAATCAGGCACTCCAGAGCGTGGCAACCATTTTGGGTCCGCTGTGGGCAGGCTGGATGTTTGATCATTCCGGTGCGCTGGCTCCCTTCTGGACAGGGGCATTCTTTATGGCAATGGCGATCGGCTTCACGTTAATGAATCTGCCACGTCGTCTGTCTCCGCAATAA